A window of the Lysinibacillus irui genome harbors these coding sequences:
- a CDS encoding flavin-containing monooxygenase — protein sequence MGSQTVNEVDAVVLGAGFAGLYMLHQLRSNGFSTIVYEAGDGVGGVWYWNRYPGARCDIESIYYNYTFSKELYEEWTWTSRFPEQEEILRYLNYVTDRFQLRESIQFNTRVHAAHFDEEQNKWLIHLNDGQQILTKYFITGIGCLSAANIPNIQGLQQFHGKWYHTGHWPHEKVNFKGKRVGIIGTGSSGIQAIPVIAKEAAHLTVFQRTPQYTIPARNHPYDNDFIKETKQNFETLKHAMRNSVSGTPFAQNQQSAMEDSDDRRLEVFEEAWAQGGFAFSVTYHDLLTNEQSNEEAAEFIRSKIRQTVKDPIVAERLCPTYMYGTKRQVLDSDYFETYNRDNVLLVDVKASPIQRITETGIQTSDDQYDLDIIIFATGYDGMTGPLFKIDIRGRGGVTLKEKWENGASVQTYLGLTTAGFPNLFMITGPESPSVLVNMPVAIEQHVEWIAQCINYLREHDIEIMEPFEEAEIAWSKHCREIANETLYVKGDSWYTGANIEGKPRSFLIYLGGFDYYTKRCNEVAQNHYEGFKLMKLKSIS from the coding sequence TTGGGGAGTCAAACAGTCAACGAGGTGGATGCAGTTGTTTTAGGTGCAGGGTTTGCGGGCTTGTATATGTTACATCAGCTAAGGAGTAATGGTTTTTCTACCATTGTATATGAGGCTGGAGATGGTGTAGGAGGGGTATGGTATTGGAATCGTTATCCTGGTGCTAGGTGTGATATCGAAAGCATCTATTACAATTATACTTTCTCAAAGGAATTATATGAAGAATGGACATGGACATCTAGATTCCCAGAACAAGAAGAAATATTGCGCTATTTAAATTATGTGACAGATCGTTTTCAGTTACGAGAAAGTATCCAATTCAACACACGTGTCCATGCAGCACATTTTGATGAGGAACAGAATAAATGGCTCATTCATTTAAATGATGGACAGCAGATTTTAACAAAGTACTTTATAACAGGAATAGGTTGTTTATCTGCTGCTAATATTCCTAACATTCAAGGGTTACAACAATTTCACGGAAAATGGTATCATACTGGGCATTGGCCACATGAAAAAGTTAACTTTAAGGGAAAACGAGTAGGGATTATTGGGACAGGCTCAAGTGGCATTCAAGCAATACCTGTTATAGCAAAAGAAGCAGCACATTTAACCGTATTCCAACGGACGCCACAGTACACGATCCCAGCCCGTAATCATCCATATGATAACGACTTTATAAAAGAAACAAAGCAAAACTTCGAAACGTTAAAGCATGCGATGAGAAATTCTGTTTCGGGTACACCCTTTGCACAAAATCAGCAGTCTGCCATGGAGGATAGTGATGATAGAAGGCTAGAGGTTTTTGAAGAGGCTTGGGCACAAGGTGGCTTTGCCTTCTCAGTGACTTATCATGATTTGTTAACGAATGAACAATCCAATGAAGAAGCAGCGGAATTTATTCGCTCCAAAATACGTCAAACTGTCAAAGATCCAATTGTAGCTGAAAGATTATGTCCTACATATATGTATGGGACAAAAAGACAAGTTTTAGATAGCGATTATTTTGAAACCTATAACAGAGATAATGTTTTACTTGTGGATGTGAAAGCATCACCTATTCAACGAATAACCGAAACAGGTATTCAGACATCCGACGATCAGTACGATTTAGATATCATCATTTTTGCTACTGGCTATGATGGTATGACGGGGCCGTTATTTAAAATTGATATTCGGGGAAGGGGTGGCGTGACACTGAAAGAAAAATGGGAGAATGGTGCATCTGTTCAAACCTACCTCGGACTTACAACAGCTGGTTTTCCAAATTTATTTATGATAACGGGACCAGAAAGCCCTTCTGTACTTGTGAATATGCCTGTCGCTATTGAACAGCATGTAGAATGGATTGCACAATGCATTAACTACTTACGTGAACACGACATTGAAATAATGGAACCCTTTGAGGAAGCAGAAATAGCATGGAGCAAGCATTGTAGAGAGATTGCTAATGAAACACTATACGTCAAAGGTGATTCCTGGTATACAGGAGCTAATATTGAAGGGAAACCTCGAAGTTTTTTAATCTATCTTGGAGGATTTGATTATTATACAAAACGGTGCAATGAAGTTGCTCAAAACCATTATGAGGGCTTTAAGCTAATGAAATTAAAATCGATATCATAG
- a CDS encoding response regulator transcription factor, translating into MSNLYTIQKRFDTIQSFANHEELLIHILQVYLDSFPLKDAYLLRYSPIGFVAEGIIFLNESGGSHIGEIREEIRSFPIIYSAIEDKKAKFCTGIDYLKNISIKYSIHSQNNSFLIVPIFIGQYVFGYICSTQMEEGTTITEKILEDLTTFGNIIGQLFIQARNGKKEVSLSKRELEVMRQVAIGESTKEIAGFMNLSELTITQYVKSAIKKLHAKNRSHAISILYQEGILL; encoded by the coding sequence ATGTCCAATCTTTATACCATTCAAAAACGTTTCGACACGATCCAAAGTTTTGCTAATCATGAAGAGTTGTTGATACACATTTTGCAGGTATATTTAGATTCTTTTCCTCTCAAGGATGCCTATTTATTAAGGTATTCTCCAATAGGCTTTGTAGCTGAAGGCATAATTTTTTTGAATGAATCTGGTGGTAGTCATATCGGTGAAATTCGAGAAGAAATTCGTAGTTTTCCTATTATTTACTCTGCTATCGAAGATAAGAAAGCTAAATTTTGTACAGGTATCGATTATTTAAAGAATATTAGTATTAAATATTCTATTCACTCGCAAAATAATTCGTTTTTAATTGTCCCCATTTTTATAGGTCAATATGTTTTTGGATATATTTGTAGTACACAAATGGAGGAAGGGACTACTATAACGGAAAAGATCTTAGAAGACTTAACGACCTTTGGGAACATTATTGGCCAGCTTTTCATTCAAGCAAGAAACGGTAAAAAAGAAGTCTCACTTAGCAAAAGAGAGCTTGAGGTAATGCGACAGGTAGCAATAGGAGAAAGTACGAAGGAAATTGCAGGTTTTATGAATCTTAGTGAATTAACTATTACTCAATATGTTAAATCTGCTATCAAAAAATTGCATGCTAAAAATCGCTCTCACGCCATTAGCATTCTTTATCAGGAAGGCATCCTTCTATAA
- a CDS encoding Ger(x)C family spore germination protein, with translation MKRTLRYVHLLLVMMVALLLTGCWSSKEIEDLGLIVGTSLDLETGDVTSEEQQEARYANRELLTVTNQLVTSETTSTGTKTGPIHQKAYKNVSETGDAVLPTLRNMVLKIDKRAFAEHSKVIVIGEDLASTINLQQTLDFFLRELEIRPSGILLIAQGQARQVLETNEPTKIPAFQLVEMMRGHERTTKILPPMTIAKLEGKLYSHSSFLLQNVVVEDEEVKFSGAAVIEGKSKKLKGFLNESDLEGIAWITGEGKGGLVKGFDEASNSPIVYEILSLKTKIIPHVEGDRISFTIKINSEGRIAEHWVLADKTFNNQFLKKAEKIIEKEIERLVMKTLDKLQQEYQTDVAGFGNKLRIEYPKVWKKVKKDWDQIFSEVPITCDVTISIKDYGTSGD, from the coding sequence ATGAAGCGAACTCTTCGATATGTGCATCTTTTACTAGTGATGATGGTTGCCCTACTTCTCACAGGCTGCTGGAGTAGTAAAGAGATTGAAGACTTAGGGCTAATTGTAGGTACGTCCTTGGATTTAGAAACTGGGGACGTTACGTCAGAAGAGCAACAAGAGGCTAGATATGCTAATAGAGAGCTGCTTACGGTCACGAATCAACTTGTCACTTCAGAGACAACTTCTACGGGTACCAAAACAGGGCCAATACATCAGAAAGCCTACAAAAACGTTTCGGAAACAGGAGATGCCGTTTTGCCTACACTACGGAATATGGTGTTAAAGATTGATAAACGTGCTTTTGCTGAACATTCCAAAGTGATTGTGATTGGAGAGGACCTTGCAAGTACTATCAACTTGCAACAAACGTTGGATTTTTTTCTAAGAGAGTTGGAAATACGACCAAGCGGAATATTGCTAATTGCTCAGGGGCAAGCAAGGCAGGTGCTTGAAACAAATGAACCAACTAAAATTCCAGCCTTTCAATTGGTAGAAATGATGCGTGGACACGAACGAACGACAAAGATTTTGCCTCCTATGACGATAGCTAAATTAGAAGGGAAACTGTATTCACATTCTAGCTTCTTATTACAAAATGTGGTGGTAGAAGATGAGGAAGTAAAATTTTCAGGAGCTGCGGTCATTGAAGGGAAATCCAAAAAACTAAAAGGTTTTTTAAATGAAAGTGACTTAGAGGGTATTGCATGGATTACGGGTGAAGGAAAGGGAGGCTTAGTAAAGGGTTTTGATGAAGCGTCGAATTCCCCTATCGTATATGAAATATTGTCTTTGAAAACTAAGATTATCCCGCATGTTGAAGGGGATCGTATTTCTTTTACAATCAAAATAAATTCCGAAGGCAGAATAGCAGAGCATTGGGTACTAGCAGACAAAACATTTAATAATCAATTTTTGAAAAAAGCAGAGAAAATAATCGAGAAAGAAATTGAACGTTTAGTGATGAAAACATTGGATAAATTGCAACAAGAATATCAGACGGATGTTGCAGGGTTTGGCAATAAATTGAGAATTGAGTATCCAAAGGTATGGAAAAAAGTAAAAAAAGATTGGGATCAAATTTTTAGTGAAGTTCCAATTACATGTGATGTTACTATATCCATCAAGGATTACGGCACGTCTGGTGATTAA
- a CDS encoding spore germination protein: MSDRSKDKITTSQAVVIIINYILATGILTLPRASVEKVKTPDVWISVFLGGIVAMIAGVIIVKLSQQYSDKTFYQYTQDIVGQWLGWLISSCVIVYFFTISAFEVRIMAEVTSLFLLEGTPTWAIILPFLWVGLYLISSGINSIARLFEIIFPITFVIFLLVAFLSIGIFEIDNLRPVLGLGLVPMLKGVKTATLAFLGPEIMLLLVAFMYPSDKSKAIKVVLVGITVPLLFYVITVVMVIGALSIDGVVTRTWPTIELMRSFEIPGLIFERFESFLLVIWIMQIFATFTITYYAAALGLAQLFNKTIHPFLYGLLPVIYIIAMTPKNINELFKFGDKIGNVALILFGVIPITLLLISKLRGHKS, translated from the coding sequence ATGTCCGATCGTTCAAAAGATAAAATAACAACGTCACAAGCAGTTGTTATTATTATTAACTATATTCTAGCAACTGGGATTCTTACCTTACCTCGTGCATCGGTAGAGAAGGTGAAAACGCCAGATGTTTGGATAAGTGTTTTTTTAGGTGGCATCGTCGCAATGATAGCGGGCGTTATCATTGTCAAGCTTAGTCAACAATATTCAGATAAAACTTTTTATCAATATACTCAAGACATTGTTGGCCAATGGCTAGGCTGGTTGATTAGCTCCTGTGTCATTGTTTATTTTTTTACTATTTCTGCATTTGAGGTTCGGATAATGGCTGAAGTGACCTCCCTCTTTTTATTGGAGGGAACGCCAACATGGGCCATTATTTTACCCTTCTTATGGGTTGGGCTGTATTTGATTAGTAGTGGCATCAATTCAATCGCACGATTATTCGAAATCATTTTCCCCATAACCTTTGTTATTTTTTTACTAGTTGCTTTTTTAAGCATAGGCATATTTGAGATTGATAATCTTAGACCCGTATTAGGTTTAGGATTAGTACCGATGTTAAAAGGTGTAAAAACAGCTACATTAGCCTTTTTAGGACCTGAAATTATGCTGTTGCTAGTTGCTTTTATGTATCCATCAGATAAATCGAAAGCGATTAAGGTAGTTTTAGTTGGCATCACAGTACCTTTACTTTTTTATGTCATTACTGTCGTGATGGTGATAGGTGCTCTATCTATTGATGGGGTAGTGACAAGGACATGGCCAACAATTGAACTAATGAGAAGTTTTGAAATTCCTGGCTTAATTTTTGAACGCTTTGAATCATTTTTGCTTGTCATATGGATTATGCAAATATTTGCGACCTTTACGATTACTTATTATGCTGCTGCCTTAGGATTAGCTCAGCTTTTTAACAAAACTATACATCCTTTCCTATATGGCTTATTGCCTGTTATTTATATCATTGCTATGACGCCAAAGAATATTAATGAACTGTTTAAATTTGGAGATAAAATTGGCAATGTTGCATTAATTTTATTTGGCGTAATCCCTATAACCTTACTCCTTATATCAAAACTGAGAGGACATAAATCATGA
- a CDS encoding spore germination protein gives MKEQTVQGEEQYESVSKTLDQFTGVYDVDLLKIKKELEHNWDVQFREFHIGNTGIRAAIVFLKELCDKEMIDKHILRSLMEGLTENPTIIKGYELQQLIKNEVLPVSDLFEESTVMKSVGGVLTGATALIIDGIPSVFILGTAQGKTRNLDEPISEALVRGPRLGFTENLSVNTSLLRQQGENQHLAIIKMEVGTRIKKELVIAYIDEIAEPDLIEEVKKRISKINLDNLPESGYIEQLIEDNYLSPFPQVQSTERPDRVFAALMEGRVAILLDGTPFALIVPVTFNMLLQSPEDYYERWLPSSLIRLLRFLAAGITLFGPSIYIAFVSFHQGLIPTKLALSMMSTRQGVPFPALIEALIMEIAIEILREAGLRLPKPIGPTMGIVGGLVIGEAAVQAGIVSPIMVIVVALTAISSFAIPQYNAGISLRMLRFIAMLSAALFGLYGIILFFLFLCSHLVKLKSFGVPFVSPTVPYRAGDWKDFMVRMPLKMMKRRPKLLKPKDTIRKGN, from the coding sequence ATGAAAGAACAAACTGTGCAAGGTGAGGAGCAGTACGAATCTGTTTCAAAAACGCTTGACCAATTTACAGGAGTTTATGATGTTGATCTTTTAAAAATAAAGAAAGAATTGGAACATAATTGGGATGTACAATTCAGAGAGTTTCACATAGGGAATACAGGTATTCGTGCAGCCATCGTCTTTCTAAAAGAATTATGCGATAAAGAAATGATCGATAAGCATATTTTGAGATCATTAATGGAGGGACTAACTGAAAATCCTACGATTATAAAAGGCTATGAATTGCAGCAATTAATAAAAAATGAAGTTCTTCCTGTGAGCGATCTATTCGAGGAATCAACCGTGATGAAATCTGTAGGGGGGGTACTAACTGGGGCAACAGCATTAATTATTGATGGTATACCAAGTGTATTTATACTTGGTACTGCACAAGGAAAGACACGCAATCTTGATGAGCCTATTTCAGAAGCATTGGTGCGCGGACCAAGATTAGGCTTCACAGAAAATTTAAGCGTGAATACTTCCTTATTAAGGCAACAAGGTGAAAATCAGCATTTAGCTATCATTAAAATGGAAGTTGGCACGCGTATCAAAAAAGAGCTAGTAATAGCCTATATAGATGAAATTGCTGAGCCCGATTTAATTGAAGAGGTGAAGAAACGAATCAGCAAAATAAATCTAGATAATCTACCTGAATCTGGTTATATTGAACAATTGATTGAGGACAATTACCTTAGTCCTTTTCCGCAAGTTCAAAGCACCGAACGTCCTGATCGTGTTTTTGCAGCCTTAATGGAAGGGCGTGTCGCCATTTTATTAGATGGGACCCCTTTTGCTCTCATTGTGCCAGTAACCTTTAATATGCTTTTACAATCTCCGGAAGATTATTACGAACGTTGGTTACCTAGCTCACTTATTCGTTTGCTTCGCTTTCTTGCGGCAGGTATTACATTGTTTGGACCATCCATATATATTGCTTTTGTGTCATTTCATCAGGGGCTAATCCCGACTAAACTTGCTTTATCGATGATGTCGACAAGGCAAGGTGTTCCATTTCCTGCATTAATCGAAGCACTGATCATGGAAATAGCGATTGAAATCCTACGAGAAGCTGGACTTCGCTTACCTAAGCCGATTGGTCCCACAATGGGAATAGTTGGCGGACTTGTCATCGGAGAAGCGGCTGTCCAGGCAGGAATTGTTAGCCCCATTATGGTCATAGTCGTAGCATTAACAGCTATTTCATCCTTCGCTATTCCACAATATAATGCAGGGATTTCGTTACGTATGCTACGCTTTATTGCAATGCTTTCTGCTGCTTTATTTGGGTTATATGGAATTATTCTATTTTTCCTTTTCCTGTGCAGTCATTTAGTAAAGTTGAAAAGTTTTGGTGTACCTTTTGTTAGCCCAACCGTTCCTTATCGAGCAGGGGATTGGAAGGATTTTATGGTACGTATGCCGTTAAAGATGATGAAACGTCGACCAAAATTGTTAAAGCCTAAAGACACTATTCGCAAAGGGAATTAG
- a CDS encoding GNAT family N-acetyltransferase, protein MDQSKINSKGIQLRAITIEDFPSVLKWSKDDRFCSANGWNINSSYEELYEWWLRYVENNSADFVRMGIAYNGTLIGYADLVDMKEQTAELGLAIGDSSYWGKGFGTIATKCMLAFASENNRIDQLLAETHETNWRARAILEKIGFREISRRGSAEYLGETSQLIQYSIVF, encoded by the coding sequence ATGGATCAGTCAAAAATAAACTCAAAAGGCATTCAATTAAGAGCGATTACAATAGAGGATTTTCCTAGTGTTTTAAAATGGAGTAAAGATGATAGGTTTTGTTCAGCCAATGGATGGAATATTAATAGCAGTTATGAAGAACTTTATGAATGGTGGCTCCGATATGTGGAAAATAACTCTGCTGATTTTGTACGAATGGGGATAGCGTATAATGGTACACTCATAGGTTATGCCGATTTAGTGGATATGAAGGAGCAGACAGCTGAGCTAGGACTTGCTATTGGAGATAGTTCCTATTGGGGAAAAGGGTTTGGTACGATTGCGACAAAATGCATGCTAGCTTTTGCCTCTGAAAACAATAGGATTGATCAGTTGCTAGCAGAAACACACGAAACAAATTGGCGAGCAAGAGCCATATTAGAGAAAATAGGGTTTAGAGAAATAAGTAGAAGGGGAAGTGCGGAATATTTAGGGGAAACCAGTCAACTCATTCAATATAGTATTGTATTCTAA
- a CDS encoding nucleoid-associated protein, with product MLEVSESKLAQYSLHFLNETLILGEEAFTQPEVMLEAAFTQLAFSKIDLEQQFEFFHETNIALNEIYTYAKAIFEQNSSFLEQSQNIARHLHSVSQHPNIKSGELFIGLFENCLLLNEEKKIIAIVKIDEKEIFLDVKNDQNQMIVNGIDGINVKKINNMAIIVDMGPEQPPAVFMKTKRKEDIIYWQERFLKIKVADEYYHKTDLALTECKKYILKEENYSNTEKLGLLNKTLDYFRNEEEFQVNHYIETVFEQADATQKDILINSVKPYETVISDSALEKAEKKYKRKIKLDANIEIQVNIQHIDQIDELIEVGYDEATNRKFYKIYFQDEM from the coding sequence ATGCTTGAAGTTAGTGAAAGTAAATTAGCACAATATAGTCTACATTTTTTGAACGAGACACTTATTTTGGGTGAAGAAGCCTTTACTCAGCCCGAGGTCATGTTAGAAGCAGCCTTTACACAGCTTGCATTTAGTAAGATTGATTTGGAGCAACAATTCGAATTTTTCCATGAAACAAATATTGCTCTCAATGAAATTTATACGTACGCCAAGGCCATTTTTGAACAAAACAGTAGCTTTCTAGAACAATCACAAAATATAGCTAGACACTTACATAGTGTGTCACAGCATCCCAATATTAAAAGCGGTGAACTGTTTATTGGCTTATTTGAAAACTGTTTACTATTGAATGAGGAAAAAAAGATTATTGCCATTGTTAAAATTGATGAAAAAGAAATATTTTTAGATGTTAAAAATGATCAAAATCAAATGATTGTCAACGGCATTGATGGCATTAACGTCAAAAAAATTAATAATATGGCCATTATTGTGGATATGGGGCCAGAACAACCTCCTGCTGTATTTATGAAAACTAAGCGTAAAGAGGATATCATTTATTGGCAAGAACGTTTTTTAAAAATTAAAGTTGCAGATGAATATTATCATAAAACTGATTTAGCGCTCACTGAATGTAAAAAATACATTTTAAAGGAAGAAAATTATTCAAACACAGAGAAGCTAGGACTTTTGAATAAAACATTGGATTATTTTAGAAATGAAGAAGAGTTTCAAGTAAACCATTATATTGAAACTGTATTTGAGCAAGCTGATGCTACACAAAAGGATATACTGATCAACTCAGTCAAACCCTATGAAACGGTTATATCAGATAGTGCATTAGAAAAGGCCGAAAAAAAATATAAACGTAAAATTAAGCTCGATGCCAACATTGAAATACAAGTAAATATTCAACATATCGACCAAATCGATGAACTGATTGAAGTAGGATATGATGAAGCAACAAATCGAAAATTTTATAAAATTTATTTCCAGGATGAGATGTAG